The following are encoded together in the Aerococcus mictus genome:
- the gndA gene encoding NADP-dependent phosphogluconate dehydrogenase, giving the protein MQAEVGVIGLGVMGYGFAMNLLDYDYRVAIVNWEKEVTQKVSRENEDKPLIATYSLEEFVTKLERPRKIIMMVKAGEATDNTINHLLPLLNEGDVLVNGGNTYFRETEATEEKVKTYGIHYIGMGVSGGEEGARYGAALMPGGSQRGYELCQMQLEALAAKAPQDGEPCVAYMGEGGAGHFTKMIHNGIEYSDSQLIAEGYWLLRYYLKLPVNEIADLFREWDKGELKSYLIGITANILDQYDEDGSPMIDVILDAARSKGTGKWASQTALDMGQPLTVVTEAVFMRYVSELKQQRLKAANILSGPQVQFDGDKGKYIEKIRQTLYFAKIISYAQGFSAYQLADESYGYELNPKEIAKIFRAGCVIQAELLDKIAHAYERTSDLENILLDDYFASVTNEYQTAIRQVVSDAIMNGFSVNAMASAIGYFDSYRNENVSANMVQAQRDYFGAHSYQRRDKEGNYHYHWDEAREERLS; this is encoded by the coding sequence ATGCAAGCGGAAGTTGGAGTAATTGGACTAGGGGTTATGGGCTATGGATTTGCTATGAATTTATTAGATTATGATTATCGTGTGGCTATTGTAAACTGGGAAAAGGAAGTGACTCAGAAAGTTTCTAGAGAGAATGAAGACAAGCCATTAATTGCTACTTATTCTTTAGAAGAATTTGTTACTAAACTCGAGCGACCTAGAAAAATAATAATGATGGTCAAAGCAGGAGAAGCAACGGATAACACTATTAATCATTTACTACCACTTTTGAATGAGGGAGACGTTCTTGTTAATGGCGGTAATACTTATTTTAGAGAGACTGAAGCCACTGAAGAAAAAGTGAAAACATATGGTATACATTATATTGGCATGGGCGTTTCGGGTGGTGAAGAAGGCGCTCGCTATGGCGCTGCATTGATGCCTGGTGGTAGCCAAAGGGGTTATGAACTTTGTCAAATGCAATTAGAAGCTTTAGCAGCTAAGGCTCCCCAAGATGGAGAACCTTGTGTTGCTTACATGGGTGAAGGTGGCGCGGGACACTTTACAAAAATGATTCATAACGGAATTGAATATAGTGATAGTCAATTAATTGCAGAAGGTTACTGGTTACTCCGTTACTATTTGAAATTACCGGTTAATGAAATTGCAGATCTTTTCCGTGAATGGGATAAGGGAGAATTAAAAAGTTATTTAATAGGGATAACCGCTAATATTTTAGATCAATATGATGAAGATGGTAGTCCGATGATTGATGTTATCCTAGATGCTGCTCGCTCAAAAGGAACTGGTAAGTGGGCCTCACAAACCGCTTTAGATATGGGACAACCCCTTACAGTTGTCACCGAGGCCGTTTTTATGCGTTATGTTTCAGAGCTCAAACAGCAACGTTTAAAGGCAGCCAATATCTTAAGTGGGCCACAAGTTCAATTCGATGGTGATAAAGGAAAATACATTGAAAAAATTAGACAAACCCTATATTTTGCTAAGATTATTTCCTATGCTCAAGGCTTTTCCGCTTATCAGCTAGCAGATGAATCTTATGGGTATGAGCTTAATCCTAAGGAAATTGCTAAAATATTCCGTGCTGGCTGCGTAATTCAGGCGGAACTATTAGATAAAATAGCCCATGCTTATGAACGGACAAGTGATTTGGAAAATATTTTATTGGATGATTATTTTGCTAGTGTAACGAATGAATATCAGACAGCAATTCGACAAGTAGTTAGTGATGCAATCATGAATGGCTTTTCAGTAAATGCTATGGCATCAGCTATTGGTTACTTTGATAGCTACCGTAATGAGAATGTATCTGCTAATATGGTCCAAGCACAACGCGATTACTTCGGTGCTCATAGCTATCAGAGACGTGACAAAGAAGGTAATTATCACTATCACTGGGACGAGGCTAGAGAAGAGAGACTATCATAA
- a CDS encoding L-ribulose-5-phosphate 3-epimerase — protein sequence MGAPYRLALYEKALPDHFNLKEKLILAKDMGYDSLEICIDMNEQRQDRLNWTDETWQKLKEFCEDEKIVLYSLSLSALRGCPLGSNDKEKVIKAFTMLEKALSIASHLDITTILVNAYDVYEEESTEETQQRFIQNMKYFSTLAGDNQVVIAIENAEMPFADTGAKVNRLVEKIGSQWVQIYYDFANTFNALEANKKLIRNDFECCKNQIRRCHLKDSLPGDYRHVPYGKGHVDFEMIAELLAENSISEFTAELFCPQGGNWESYSRGANVFLRSYLDVAFNKRNRK from the coding sequence ATGGGTGCTCCTTATCGTTTAGCCTTATATGAAAAAGCTTTACCAGACCATTTTAATTTAAAGGAAAAGCTAATTCTCGCTAAAGACATGGGCTATGATAGTTTAGAGATATGTATTGATATGAATGAACAACGTCAAGACCGTTTAAATTGGACAGATGAGACTTGGCAAAAGTTAAAAGAATTTTGTGAAGATGAAAAAATTGTCTTATACTCCTTATCACTCAGTGCTTTAAGAGGATGTCCTCTAGGGAGTAACGATAAAGAAAAAGTAATAAAAGCCTTTACAATGCTAGAGAAAGCTTTATCTATTGCTAGCCATTTAGATATCACTACCATATTAGTGAATGCTTATGATGTCTATGAGGAAGAATCGACTGAAGAAACCCAGCAACGGTTTATTCAAAATATGAAGTATTTTTCTACACTTGCAGGTGATAATCAAGTTGTGATAGCTATCGAAAATGCAGAAATGCCTTTTGCTGATACGGGGGCTAAAGTCAATCGCTTAGTAGAGAAGATTGGATCCCAGTGGGTGCAAATTTATTATGACTTTGCTAATACCTTCAACGCTTTAGAGGCGAATAAAAAACTCATTCGAAATGATTTTGAATGCTGTAAAAACCAGATTAGACGTTGTCATTTAAAGGACTCTTTACCCGGCGATTACCGTCATGTTCCTTATGGAAAAGGACATGTAGATTTTGAGATGATAGCTGAATTATTGGCAGAAAATAGCATTAGTGAATTTACAGCAGAGCTATTTTGTCCACAAGGAGGTAACTGGGAGAGTTATAGTCGCGGGGCTAATGTCTTTTTAAGAAGTTATTTAGATGTAGCTTTTAATAAAAGAAATCGAAAATAA
- a CDS encoding YjbQ family protein, producing MTVYKETIKVQSTGGQPTYVNISAQVRQAIENSGVQNGICAVISPHTTCSVFYEEYAHDMTDDGIESLQADFNNVLEKIIPYHTSADTYIYPGEEHYQAVASWPNAKDYLPNNSPSDLWNGDAHLKATLIGSSQVFDVDEGKLGVGSTGHIYFADFDCARPRKRKCVITVMGE from the coding sequence ATGACTGTTTATAAAGAAACTATTAAAGTCCAATCAACTGGAGGGCAACCCACCTATGTTAACATCAGTGCCCAAGTGCGCCAAGCCATTGAAAACAGTGGTGTTCAAAATGGCATTTGTGCAGTGATTTCTCCTCATACCACTTGTTCAGTCTTTTATGAAGAGTATGCTCATGATATGACTGATGATGGGATTGAATCTCTGCAAGCTGATTTTAATAATGTCTTAGAGAAGATTATTCCCTACCATACCAGTGCTGATACCTATATTTATCCAGGTGAGGAACATTATCAAGCGGTTGCTTCTTGGCCTAACGCAAAAGATTACTTGCCTAATAATTCACCATCAGACTTATGGAATGGTGATGCTCACTTAAAGGCGACCTTGATTGGATCTAGTCAAGTGTTTGATGTGGATGAAGGCAAATTAGGAGTGGGCTCAACTGGCCATATCTACTTTGCTGATTTTGATTGTGCAAGACCACGTAAGAGAAAATGTGTGATTACAGTGATGGGTGAATAA
- a CDS encoding triose-phosphate isomerase — translation MAKTQVKSPFFIFNPKSFLYGEELLELAKVADQEAEKHPEISVFVTCPYADLAAVSQATEHIIVSAQHLDGIEAGRGMGKVLPESLQAAGARATFLNHAENAMTMAEIVQAVQRADDLDIITIVCADSMKEAQALATLHPDIILCEPTELIGTGQTSDASYIESTNEAIKAIDENILVMQAAGISTADDVYRTIEMGADGTGCTSGITKADNSKQMLKDMIQAAAKTK, via the coding sequence ATGGCTAAAACACAAGTAAAGTCTCCATTTTTCATTTTTAATCCCAAATCATTCTTATACGGCGAGGAACTTTTAGAACTGGCTAAAGTAGCTGACCAAGAAGCCGAAAAGCACCCAGAAATTTCAGTATTTGTGACTTGCCCTTATGCTGATCTCGCGGCAGTTTCCCAAGCTACGGAACATATTATTGTCTCCGCCCAACACCTGGACGGTATTGAAGCTGGGAGGGGAATGGGGAAAGTCCTCCCTGAGTCCCTCCAAGCCGCTGGGGCCAGAGCGACTTTCTTAAATCACGCTGAGAATGCCATGACAATGGCCGAGATTGTCCAAGCCGTTCAACGGGCAGATGACTTAGATATTATTACCATAGTTTGTGCGGATTCCATGAAAGAAGCCCAGGCTCTAGCTACCCTACATCCTGACATTATTCTCTGTGAACCGACTGAGTTAATTGGGACAGGCCAAACTTCTGATGCTTCCTATATTGAATCAACTAATGAAGCTATAAAAGCCATTGATGAGAATATCCTAGTCATGCAAGCTGCGGGGATTTCAACCGCTGATGACGTCTACCGCACCATTGAAATGGGAGCGGACGGTACTGGTTGTACGAGTGGGATTACTAAGGCTGACAATTCCAAGCAAATGTTAAAAGATATGATCCAAGCGGCTGCCAAAACTAAATAG
- a CDS encoding class II fructose-bisphosphate aldolase, with product MKVDSKELLLDAKKKGYAIPAPNFIDLDSGRAYVEVAEKRGLPVILSYAQKHIDIMSLEEAALIGNFLAEKANVPVVLHLDHGFDKDFIFKAIDLGFSAAMIDASEASFDDNVKITKEVVDYAHKYNVPVEAELGHVGANDLSEARALTDSVYTEAKDVVRFVEATGVDSLAVSIGTAHGVYSGNPEINFDRLEEINQATDIPLVLHGGSSSGDENLKKCAQKGVAKINIYTDFIVAAYEAIKKEKLAGYVELKKTADQGMKEVLDHYYDVFETDHYKEGK from the coding sequence ATGAAGGTTGATTCAAAAGAACTATTACTTGACGCTAAGAAAAAGGGCTACGCCATCCCGGCTCCTAACTTTATTGACCTGGATTCAGGGCGTGCTTATGTTGAAGTGGCAGAGAAGCGTGGCCTCCCAGTGATTTTATCCTATGCTCAAAAGCATATTGATATTATGTCTTTGGAAGAAGCCGCTTTAATTGGTAATTTCCTGGCTGAAAAGGCTAATGTTCCTGTGGTGCTCCACCTAGACCACGGTTTTGATAAAGACTTTATCTTTAAGGCGATTGATTTAGGCTTTTCTGCAGCCATGATTGATGCTTCGGAAGCCAGCTTTGACGATAATGTCAAAATAACTAAAGAAGTGGTTGACTATGCCCATAAATATAATGTTCCCGTCGAAGCTGAATTGGGTCACGTGGGCGCTAACGACTTGTCCGAAGCTCGTGCTCTAACGGATTCAGTCTATACCGAGGCCAAAGATGTGGTCCGCTTTGTTGAGGCAACAGGTGTTGATTCCTTAGCGGTTTCAATTGGTACTGCACATGGTGTTTATTCAGGGAACCCAGAAATTAACTTTGACCGCCTAGAGGAGATCAACCAAGCCACCGATATTCCTTTAGTTCTACATGGGGGCTCTTCCTCAGGTGATGAGAACTTAAAGAAATGTGCGCAAAAAGGGGTCGCTAAAATCAACATTTACACAGATTTCATTGTAGCGGCTTATGAAGCCATTAAAAAAGAAAAACTTGCAGGCTATGTGGAACTGAAGAAGACTGCTGATCAAGGCATGAAAGAAGTTCTTGACCATTATTATGATGTCTTTGAAACCGATCATTATAAGGAAGGAAAATAA
- a CDS encoding sugar-binding transcriptional regulator, which produces MYDRKDLILQTAILYYEKEKTQTQIAEELGISRPTVAKFLKEAKESGIVRISIQHKMPSFTKLSETIEESYGLNKVFIVPSKNNSNHVKEAIGQLCSDLVQKNMQLYRNIGIGWGTTVYEYVQAASYIDTPIHSVVPLIGGIGINDIKYHSNHLAFQLAEKYHCEPTYFYAPAIAENPTVYQAFSSSELVRSVMQKGKDVDVAIVSIGNPTSDSTIRQLGYISNEEAKQIQQSGAVGDILASFYDSKGKPVQISLAEKMIGLKIKDLQAIPQTILLASGKEKIASLKAILQQPKLVTDLIIDSELAEGIME; this is translated from the coding sequence ATGTACGACCGCAAAGATTTGATTTTACAAACTGCTATTCTCTACTACGAAAAGGAAAAAACACAAACACAAATTGCCGAAGAACTAGGGATTTCACGTCCTACTGTGGCTAAATTCCTAAAAGAAGCCAAAGAGAGTGGTATTGTCCGCATTTCTATCCAACATAAGATGCCCTCATTCACCAAACTAAGTGAAACAATTGAAGAAAGCTATGGATTGAATAAGGTTTTTATTGTTCCAAGTAAAAACAATTCCAACCATGTTAAAGAGGCTATTGGGCAACTATGCAGTGATCTTGTCCAAAAGAACATGCAACTTTATCGCAACATAGGGATTGGCTGGGGGACAACGGTTTATGAATACGTGCAAGCAGCAAGTTATATCGACACCCCGATTCATAGTGTAGTTCCTTTAATAGGAGGTATTGGCATCAATGATATAAAATATCATTCTAACCATTTGGCTTTTCAATTGGCTGAAAAATACCATTGCGAACCCACTTATTTTTATGCACCAGCTATTGCAGAAAACCCAACTGTTTACCAAGCCTTCTCTTCTTCAGAATTGGTAAGATCAGTTATGCAAAAAGGAAAGGATGTTGACGTCGCCATTGTAAGTATCGGAAATCCCACAAGTGATTCTACAATCCGCCAATTAGGATATATCTCCAATGAAGAAGCTAAGCAAATTCAACAATCAGGTGCAGTAGGCGATATCTTAGCCTCTTTTTATGATTCCAAGGGCAAACCAGTTCAAATTTCCTTAGCTGAAAAAATGATTGGACTCAAAATAAAAGACCTTCAAGCTATTCCTCAAACTATACTTTTAGCAAGTGGTAAGGAAAAAATTGCAAGTCTTAAAGCTATTCTTCAGCAGCCTAAACTGGTGACCGATTTAATTATAGATAGTGAACTAGCGGAAGGGATCATGGAGTGA
- a CDS encoding IS3 family transposase (programmed frameshift): MSKYSLEFKLNLVGDYIAKKGSYRTLANKAGIDPSILRRWVNNYYEFGVDGLKKRRTQQVYTVEFKLNAIELYESTEMSYRELANSLNMNNPSLIANWRRAYHERGLDGLSARKGRPPKVSKKKSQINQIKDSSETNQLSEAKIKELEQRITDLEIENKFLKGLRRRVAQKSQARKEEIVTEITRLHDEKYALKDILSVLKFPKSTYFYWKNKDEEIDKDADLKEEMKDIRETHKDYGYRRMRAELLSRGYKVSKNKVQRLMKIMGIQVTSYTRKTRKYNSYKGTIGEIAPNRINRRFDSTIPYQKITTDTTEFKYYYADDSGNYQTGKLYLDPYMDLFNREIISFKITHQPNGQSMLEGLQAAIEASKLCPYRRTFHSDQGWAYQMKSYTRLLKDHRIFQSMSRKGNCLDNSPMENFFSLLKQEVYYGRTYHSFEELAQAIEDFIIYYNGERIKEKLDFRSPIEFRLHHASFAA, encoded by the exons ATGTCTAAATATTCATTAGAATTTAAACTGAATTTAGTAGGAGACTATATTGCGAAAAAAGGAAGTTATCGAACCTTAGCTAATAAAGCAGGAATAGATCCTTCTATTTTACGAAGGTGGGTTAATAACTATTATGAATTTGGTGTAGATGGTTTAAAGAAAAGGCGGACTCAACAGGTTTATACTGTTGAATTCAAATTAAATGCGATAGAATTGTATGAAAGTACGGAAATGAGTTATCGCGAATTGGCCAATTCATTAAACATGAATAATCCAAGTCTAATCGCTAATTGGCGAAGAGCTTATCATGAAAGAGGACTTGATGGCCTTTCCGCGAGGAAAGGAAGGCCACCTAAAGTGTCTAAAAAGAAATCACAAATCAATCAAATAAAGGATAGCAGCGAAACCAATCAGTTAAGTGAAGCAAAAATAAAGGAACTTGAACAACGGATTACGGATTTAGAAATTGAGAACAAATTTTTAAAAGGATTGAGGAGACGTGTGGCTCAAA AGAGTCAAGCGAGAAAAGAAGAAATAGTGACCGAAATCACACGTCTCCATGATGAAAAATATGCTTTAAAAGATATTCTTAGCGTTTTAAAGTTTCCTAAATCGACCTACTTTTATTGGAAAAATAAAGATGAGGAAATTGATAAGGATGCCGATTTAAAAGAGGAAATGAAAGACATCAGAGAAACCCATAAGGATTATGGTTATCGAAGAATGCGAGCTGAACTGCTTTCCCGTGGTTATAAGGTCAGTAAAAACAAAGTTCAACGCCTAATGAAAATTATGGGGATACAGGTCACTAGCTATACTAGAAAGACAAGAAAATATAATTCCTACAAAGGAACGATTGGAGAGATAGCGCCAAATCGTATCAACCGGCGGTTTGATTCGACCATTCCTTATCAAAAAATAACAACAGACACAACAGAATTTAAATACTACTATGCCGATGATTCTGGGAATTATCAAACTGGAAAACTCTATTTAGATCCTTACATGGATCTATTTAATCGAGAAATTATTTCTTTTAAGATAACACATCAGCCTAATGGACAAAGCATGTTGGAGGGGCTACAAGCTGCCATTGAAGCAAGTAAATTATGTCCATACAGAAGAACCTTTCATTCTGATCAGGGCTGGGCCTATCAAATGAAAAGTTACACCCGGCTCTTGAAGGATCACCGAATTTTTCAAAGTATGTCTCGTAAAGGAAATTGCTTAGATAATTCGCCAATGGAGAATTTCTTTAGTCTACTAAAACAAGAAGTCTACTATGGTCGGACTTATCATTCCTTTGAAGAATTAGCACAAGCGATTGAAGATTTTATAATCTATTACAATGGTGAAAGAATCAAAGAAAAATTAGATTTTAGGAGTCCTATAGAATTTCGTCTTCATCACGCTTCTTTCGCCGCTTAA
- a CDS encoding PTS ascorbate transporter subunit IIC yields the protein MNNALQVIIDIVSTPAILVALIAVLGNILQGKSATDVVVGGIKTFVGFLIVTAGAGVIESSIVPFGDLFQHAFNMQGVVPNNEAIISVALQNYGTNTALIMLAGMIFNILIARFTRFKYIFLTGHHTLYLACMIAIIMTVAGFSTMPLILLGGLALGIVMALSPAIVQKYIVQLTGNDNVALGHFSSTGYWLSGFIGEKFGDKSKSTEDINFPKSLAFLRDSTVSIALSMMIFYIVVSLFADSSWVMENLSDGKNPYVWSVIQGGTFAAGVSVILSGVRMILNEIVPAFKGISEKLVPNSKPALDCPIVYPYAPNAVLIGFVSSFAGGLLSMALMIITGTTVVLPGVVPHFFCGATSGVLGNASGGVRGAVLGSFIQGILISYLPIFLMPVLGDLGFAGSTFSDADFGVSGIFLGNLANHGGTTAVTIGIFAVLALMFVITYMTKNKEKA from the coding sequence ATGAATAATGCATTACAAGTTATCATTGATATAGTCAGTACTCCGGCTATTTTAGTGGCGCTGATTGCTGTTTTAGGTAATATTTTACAAGGCAAATCAGCTACAGACGTAGTGGTCGGTGGTATTAAGACATTTGTTGGTTTCTTAATTGTTACAGCGGGAGCTGGCGTCATTGAATCTTCCATTGTTCCATTTGGGGACTTATTCCAACATGCCTTCAATATGCAAGGTGTTGTTCCAAATAATGAAGCTATTATTTCAGTTGCTTTACAAAATTACGGAACCAATACCGCTTTAATTATGTTGGCGGGGATGATTTTCAATATTTTAATTGCTCGCTTTACTCGTTTTAAATATATTTTCTTAACCGGTCATCATACCTTATATCTGGCATGTATGATTGCTATTATTATGACTGTTGCCGGCTTTAGTACAATGCCTTTAATTTTATTAGGTGGTTTAGCTTTAGGGATTGTTATGGCACTATCTCCAGCCATTGTACAAAAATATATTGTTCAATTAACTGGAAATGATAATGTTGCTTTAGGTCACTTTAGTTCTACTGGATATTGGTTAAGTGGTTTCATTGGAGAAAAATTTGGTGATAAATCAAAATCTACCGAAGATATTAACTTCCCAAAGAGTTTAGCCTTCTTACGTGATAGTACAGTAAGTATTGCTTTATCTATGATGATCTTCTATATCGTAGTTTCTTTATTTGCTGATTCTTCCTGGGTAATGGAAAATCTTAGCGATGGTAAAAACCCTTATGTTTGGTCTGTGATTCAAGGTGGTACTTTTGCTGCTGGTGTTTCTGTAATCTTATCTGGTGTCCGTATGATTCTTAATGAAATTGTTCCTGCCTTCAAGGGTATTTCAGAGAAACTCGTTCCAAATTCAAAACCAGCTTTGGACTGCCCTATTGTATATCCATATGCTCCAAATGCTGTTTTAATCGGTTTTGTATCTAGTTTTGCTGGTGGACTTTTAAGTATGGCACTCATGATTATTACTGGTACAACAGTTGTCTTACCAGGCGTTGTGCCTCACTTCTTCTGTGGTGCTACATCAGGTGTATTAGGCAATGCATCAGGTGGGGTCCGTGGAGCAGTTTTAGGTTCCTTTATTCAAGGTATTTTAATTAGTTACTTACCAATCTTCTTAATGCCTGTCCTAGGAGACTTAGGATTCGCTGGGTCTACATTCTCAGATGCAGACTTTGGTGTTTCTGGTATCTTCTTAGGTAACTTAGCAAACCATGGTGGAACAACTGCAGTTACAATTGGTATCTTTGCAGTTCTAGCTCTAATGTTTGTGATTACATATATGACTAAGAATAAAGAAAAAGCATAA
- a CDS encoding PTS sugar transporter subunit IIB, whose product MLRIMAVCGSGLGTSFMVEMNIQSILKDLGVADQVTVSHTDLGNASAGDADVWIAGKDLENSVQHLGDVRILNSIIDMDELRTVIEQVIEEKGIK is encoded by the coding sequence ATGTTAAGAATTATGGCAGTTTGTGGATCAGGACTTGGAACGAGTTTTATGGTTGAAATGAATATTCAATCGATTCTTAAGGACTTAGGAGTTGCTGATCAGGTAACAGTTTCTCATACTGATTTGGGTAATGCGTCTGCTGGCGATGCCGATGTGTGGATCGCAGGTAAGGACTTAGAAAATTCCGTGCAACACCTAGGTGATGTTCGTATTTTGAACAGCATTATTGATATGGATGAATTAAGAACAGTTATCGAACAAGTCATTGAAGAAAAAGGGATAAAATAG
- a CDS encoding PTS sugar transporter subunit IIA, which translates to MEKGEGMLTDLITEETVQIIDKKVNWKEAFEILAAPLVKNGSIEPRYIDAMINRIEELGPFINLGKGIAIPHARPEDGVTKKAMGLLVLKEPIYLLDRDDQKIDVLFLIAATDNESHLEALQELTIFLRDDENISKLKKIENYSDFKNIVSEAKGE; encoded by the coding sequence TTGGAAAAAGGTGAAGGAATGCTTACAGATTTAATAACTGAAGAAACAGTACAAATTATAGATAAAAAGGTTAATTGGAAGGAAGCTTTTGAAATATTAGCTGCCCCTTTAGTTAAAAATGGGTCTATTGAGCCAAGGTATATCGATGCGATGATTAATCGGATTGAAGAATTAGGTCCCTTTATTAATTTAGGTAAGGGGATTGCAATCCCACATGCTAGACCTGAAGATGGGGTAACCAAAAAAGCAATGGGCTTGCTAGTGCTGAAAGAGCCAATTTATTTACTTGATCGTGATGATCAAAAGATCGACGTATTATTTTTAATTGCGGCAACCGATAATGAAAGCCATCTTGAAGCATTGCAGGAATTAACCATTTTTTTAAGAGATGATGAAAATATCTCGAAATTAAAGAAAATTGAAAATTATAGTGATTTTAAAAATATTGTAAGTGAAGCAAAAGGAGAATGA